The Rhodohalobacter barkolensis genome includes the window CTCGGATCCTGTTTTGAGGTCGTATATAAATATCTCCCCGTTTTTGTGATACCCAACTTTCTTTCCATCAGGTGAATATTTTGCCGAGACAGCCGAATATACGATATGTGTGAGCTCTTCAGAGTTTATATCGTAATGGTAATAATCAAACGTACCGGAGTATCGATAGGCAGGAGAAAAATTGGTTTGAAAGAGGATGCTCGATCCGTCATTAGACCATTGATAATCATCAAAGTGAAAAGGGACGTCCGTGCCGGGGAAGGTGTGCTGAGCCGGGTGGAAAAGAAGATAATCCTCTTCATTTGTGATATCGTGAATTCTGATCTCTGGTGAAAAATGCTGCAGATCTTTCTCTGTATAAGAGTATTGATCTCCACTGTGGCTCCACTGCACATCTTGTGGCCCTTGATCCCCGGCAAGCTGACCGCTTGAAAAAAGGGCGTGCTGAAGACTTTGGTACGTACCCTTTTCCTGGGCATTCGTTTGCTGAAAGCTGACTAAAAGCCAAAAAAAGGTAATTAACAGAATCTCAGAGCCTGAATTTCTCAACACCATCATTACTCTATGTAATTTATTTCGGGGTCGAATCGTCTTTAATCGTACGTACCTTGCAAATAATCTTTATGGACTAAGAAAGTAAATAATCTACTGATAAGGAAAACTTTTAAACGGATTGATATACTGGAAGTAGTAACATATCACATTAAAGCTTTAATAGTATTATGCCTAAATAAAACAGAAAACAGCTCAAAATTAGCTTTAAGAAAATGTTTTGCTCAGACAAAAAATGATTTCCGCGAAGCAAAATTTCCGGATGAATAATCCGGTTTAAGTTTCATCCGGTAACATATCTCCCCGTTTTAACAGGCGAAGTCCATTCAGTACAACTAGCAGTGTACTTCCCTCATGCCCGATGACTCCAAGCGTGAGTGGCAGGTCGATTAAAAACACACCAAACAATAGCATTACGATGACGGCAAGACTAAAGATGATATTCTGCCACACTACTTTTTTGGCTTTTCTGGAGAGTAACAGCAAATAGGGCAGTTTGCTGAGATCATCACCCATCAATACAATATCGGCAGTTTCGAGGGCAACATCGGTACCGGCTGCACCCATGGCAATACCTAAATGGCTGGTGGCCAGGGCAGGTGCATCATTTACTCCATCACCAATCATGGCAACTGTCCCGGATTTTTTTAACTGCTCAATGACTTCCACCTTTTGTTCCGGGAGCAGATCGGCGTGAACTTCGTCAATACCAAGTTCTTTAGCGATCGCTTCGGCAACTCCGCGATTGTCGCCGGTAAGCATTGCTATTTTCTTAATTCCCGTCTTTTTAAGTTGTTCCAAAGTTTTTTTTGAATCAGGCCGGATCTGATCGGCGAGCGAAATTAATCCTGCAGGATGATGATCTATGGCTACAAAAACAACGGTTTTCCCCTCTTTTCGCAATTCTGCAGCTTTATCCCGGATCTCTTTGTCCCATTGTTCGAGCTGAGACTCAAACATTTTAAGATTACCTACAGACACGGTTTTGTTATCCCATTTTGCCTCAACGCCTTGACCGGGTGTAGCCTGCATATCATCCACACTGTAGGGTTTTACATCAAGATCATTCGCTTTGTTTACAATGGCTTCAGCAAGGTGGTGCTCGGAGTGCATTTCTGATCCGGCTGCAAGTGCCAAAAGATTATTGACAGACTCTCCCTCAGTTTCGAATGATTTGGAGTCTGAATTGTAGGATATCACATCCACCACAGCGGGTTTCCCCTGAGTAAGGGTTCCTGTTTTGTCGAAAGCGATGGTATCAATTTCTACAGTTTGTTCTACGTGAACACCACCCTTAAAGAGAATACCGCTCTTGGCACCGTTGGCAATTGCGGATATAATGGAAGCCGGGGTACTGATAATCAGTGCACAGGGTGAGGCCACAACCAGAACGGTCATTGCCCGGTAGAAAGTGGGATCAAAATCCTGACCAAACATTAGCCAGGGAATGAGAATGAGCAGAATAACGGCTGAAATCACCGTGATAGCGTAGCGGGGTTCAAATTTTTCCAGAAAACGCTGCGTTTTTGCCTTGTTCTTCTGTGCGCTCTCCACCAGGTCAATAATTTTTGAAACGGTGGTATCTTTTGCCGGCTTGGTGACTTCCAGCTCAATAACACCATTTTCATTTAAAGTAGCTGCAAAGACGGAATCTCCAACTTCTTTTGCAACCGGAATACTCTCGCCTGTGATGGCAGCTTGATCGACGGTAGTCTGACCTTTAACAACTTTTCCATCAATCGGGATATGCTCGCCCGGTTTGACGATAACAATGTCACCCACTTTCAATTCCTCTATGGGAATGAGTTTTTCCGATCCATCTTCACTTCTTCGAAGGCCCTGCGAAGGACGAAGTTCAAGGAGTGAGTGAATGGCGTTCCGGCTTTTCCCAAGAGCGTAAGTTTCAAGGGCGCCACTGAGGGAGAAGAGGAAAAGAAGTGTAGCGCCTTCAATCCATTCACCAAGAATTGCAGCTCCCAACGCAGCGGCAATCATTAAAAAATCGATGTTGAGCTCAAATCTTCGAAGACTTTCAAAAGTTTCTATCAAACCCTGATAGCCCCCGGAAGCATAGGATAAAAGATAGAAATAGATAGCAATGTTTCCCGGAAGCAGAGCTGTATGCTCAGAAAGTATGCCTAAAATGAGTGTGACAGCGCAGATAACTGTAAGCCAAATTTCTCTTGAACCATTGGAATGTGAGTGAGCCATCTGTTGCAATGATTTAACTATAAAAAACTACATTTCTGATAAAAATACAGAGTAGTTGTGAATGCAATGTAAGTTTCAAAAATCTATTTAAGAAATGATAAGTAGTAGAATGCTTCTTATTTTTAAGGAGAGTAAAAAAACAGACGATAACTAATATTAGCCCAAACAACTCCTGGTTTATAACAGGATTCATCTTATTTGATATGTCGCTAACAATCGCTTGGGGCAATAAAAATATTCATCATAAAAACAGGTAATGAAAAAAATAGTAACGCTCGTTCTATGTGTTCTTTTTTCCAGTTCAATATTAATGGCGCAAGATGAAAACACATCTCTGACTGACAAGTACGAAGATCGTTTTAAAACAGAAGAGTTCAACGTAATTATGCTACTGCAGTCTACTGCAGATTTCTCATTCAAGGATGATGATTTTAATGGCGGTCGAGAATTTGGGATCGGGGTGCCACTGCTGGATTTTAAGGGATCTCTGCAAAATAATTTCATGTACCGGCTACAGTTACAGCTTACCCGGACACCATCTGTAATAGATGCATTTGTCGGTTATCGATTTTCAGAAAAATTCCGGTTGATTGCCGGTGAAAGGAAGCCATTTATGGTCTTGGAGCTGGATCCGAGTCCTGCCAAAACAGATATGATCAATCGCGCCAGGCTGGTTGGGGCTATGGTCAATGCAAGAGAGACAGGCTTGACTTTTCTTGGTGATTTTGACGGCTTTTACTATCGTGCGGGAATTTATAACGGTACCGGTTATAGCCGGGCCAACGATAATAGATTTCTCTATACGGGTAGAATCGGTTATAAAACCGATGATTTTAATTTTGGTTTGAACGCTTCACTGAACAGGACCCGGGAAGAATTTGTTGGAAACACAGGTTTAGAGTCGGCTGGCGACAGGTCTATTTATGGCGCCTATATCAAATATGATGGTGAGACCTTTTTTGGAACTACCGAATTTCTGGAAAGCCAATTCGACTTGAACAATACAGCTTTGGAAGA containing:
- a CDS encoding heavy metal translocating P-type ATPase, producing MAHSHSNGSREIWLTVICAVTLILGILSEHTALLPGNIAIYFYLLSYASGGYQGLIETFESLRRFELNIDFLMIAAALGAAILGEWIEGATLLFLFSLSGALETYALGKSRNAIHSLLELRPSQGLRRSEDGSEKLIPIEELKVGDIVIVKPGEHIPIDGKVVKGQTTVDQAAITGESIPVAKEVGDSVFAATLNENGVIELEVTKPAKDTTVSKIIDLVESAQKNKAKTQRFLEKFEPRYAITVISAVILLILIPWLMFGQDFDPTFYRAMTVLVVASPCALIISTPASIISAIANGAKSGILFKGGVHVEQTVEIDTIAFDKTGTLTQGKPAVVDVISYNSDSKSFETEGESVNNLLALAAGSEMHSEHHLAEAIVNKANDLDVKPYSVDDMQATPGQGVEAKWDNKTVSVGNLKMFESQLEQWDKEIRDKAAELRKEGKTVVFVAIDHHPAGLISLADQIRPDSKKTLEQLKKTGIKKIAMLTGDNRGVAEAIAKELGIDEVHADLLPEQKVEVIEQLKKSGTVAMIGDGVNDAPALATSHLGIAMGAAGTDVALETADIVLMGDDLSKLPYLLLLSRKAKKVVWQNIIFSLAVIVMLLFGVFLIDLPLTLGVIGHEGSTLLVVLNGLRLLKRGDMLPDET